Proteins from one Acidiphilium multivorum AIU301 genomic window:
- the edd gene encoding phosphogluconate dehydratase, producing the protein MVQDAIARVTDRIRARSEAGRAAYLARTGALISRGVHRSAVGCANLAHALAGCAKAEQDDLKRDDKPNIGIVTSYNDMLSAHQPFGRFPDLIKHAVREAGGIAQVAGGVPAMCDGVTQGREGMELSLFSRDVIAMATAIALSHDVFDGALLLGVCDKIVPGLVIAALSFGHLPAIFVPAGPMPSGISNTEKSRVRQLYAEGKVGREELLESEIGAYHSPGTCTFYGTANSNQMLMEIMGLHLPGASFVNPNTELRDALTGAAAKRILEITARGNEFTPVGQMVDERTVVNGMIGLLATGGSTNHTIHLVAMARAAGIAITWQDFSDLSEHIPLLTRIYPNGSADVNHFQAAGGMPVLIGALLDAGLLHGDARTVWSPDGLQAYRDQPVLEEKVLRWKPAPAASLNRDILRDATEPFSKDGGLRIMHGNLGQAVTKISAVKPEHRVVVAPARVFRSQEAMQEAFKAGELHRDFVAIVTHQGPKANGMPELHKLTPPLGVLQDLGFKVGLVTDGRMSGASGKVPSAIHVTPESACGGALAKVRDGDMIRLDCEAGILEVQVDQAEFAARPLPEVDLSAHHHGIGRDLFGAFRAAVAGADLGASVFA; encoded by the coding sequence ATGGTTCAGGATGCGATCGCACGGGTCACCGACCGGATCAGGGCGCGCAGCGAGGCCGGGCGCGCCGCCTATCTCGCCCGCACCGGTGCGCTGATTTCGCGCGGCGTGCACCGCAGCGCGGTCGGCTGCGCCAATCTCGCCCACGCCCTGGCCGGCTGTGCCAAGGCCGAGCAGGACGACCTCAAGCGCGACGACAAGCCGAATATCGGCATCGTCACATCTTATAATGATATGCTCTCGGCGCATCAGCCCTTCGGCCGCTTCCCCGACCTCATCAAGCATGCGGTGCGCGAGGCCGGCGGCATCGCCCAGGTCGCCGGCGGCGTGCCGGCGATGTGCGACGGCGTCACCCAGGGGCGGGAAGGGATGGAGCTCTCGCTCTTCTCGCGCGATGTCATCGCCATGGCCACCGCGATCGCCCTCTCGCACGACGTGTTCGACGGCGCGCTGCTCCTCGGCGTCTGCGACAAGATCGTCCCCGGCCTCGTCATCGCCGCCCTGTCCTTCGGCCACCTGCCGGCGATCTTCGTCCCCGCCGGGCCGATGCCCTCGGGCATTTCCAACACCGAGAAATCCCGCGTCCGCCAGCTCTACGCCGAGGGCAAGGTCGGCCGCGAGGAACTGCTCGAGTCCGAAATCGGCGCCTATCACAGCCCCGGCACCTGCACCTTCTACGGCACCGCCAACTCCAACCAGATGCTGATGGAGATCATGGGCCTGCATCTGCCCGGCGCCTCCTTCGTCAACCCCAACACCGAGCTGCGCGACGCGCTGACCGGTGCGGCGGCGAAGCGCATCCTCGAAATCACCGCCCGCGGCAACGAATTCACCCCGGTCGGCCAGATGGTCGACGAGCGGACGGTGGTTAACGGCATGATCGGCCTGCTCGCCACCGGCGGCTCGACCAACCACACCATCCACCTCGTCGCCATGGCCCGCGCCGCCGGCATCGCCATCACCTGGCAGGATTTCTCCGATCTCTCCGAACACATCCCGCTGCTCACCCGCATCTATCCCAACGGCAGTGCCGACGTGAACCATTTTCAGGCCGCCGGCGGCATGCCGGTGCTGATTGGCGCCCTGCTCGATGCCGGCCTGCTGCACGGCGATGCCCGCACCGTCTGGAGCCCGGACGGGTTGCAGGCTTATCGCGACCAGCCGGTGCTGGAGGAAAAGGTCTTGCGCTGGAAACCCGCCCCGGCCGCAAGCCTCAACCGCGACATCCTCCGCGATGCGACCGAGCCCTTCAGCAAGGATGGCGGCCTGCGCATCATGCACGGCAATCTCGGCCAGGCGGTCACCAAAATCTCCGCCGTCAAGCCCGAGCACCGCGTCGTCGTCGCCCCGGCCCGCGTCTTCCGCAGCCAGGAAGCGATGCAGGAGGCGTTCAAGGCCGGCGAACTGCACCGCGATTTCGTCGCCATCGTCACCCATCAGGGCCCGAAGGCGAACGGGATGCCCGAATTGCACAAGCTGACACCGCCCCTCGGCGTGTTGCAGGATCTCGGCTTCAAGGTCGGCCTCGTCACCGACGGGCGGATGTCCGGCGCCTCCGGCAAGGTGCCCTCGGCGATCCACGTGACGCCGGAAAGCGCCTGCGGCGGCGCGCTGGCGAAGGTGAGGGATGGCGACATGATCAGGCTCGACTGCGAGGCCGGCATATTGGAGGTTCAGGTGGATCAGGCGGAATTTGCGGCGCGGCCGCTCCCGGAGGTCGATCTCTCGGCGCATCACCACGGCATCGGCCGCGACCTGTTCGGCGCCTTCCGCGCCGCCGTCGCCGGGGCCGATCTCGGCGCGAGCGTCTTCGCATGA
- a CDS encoding AAA family ATPase: MTETSLPRTVAETAELLARGNYVADRALATSVHLALAMGRPLFLEGEPGTGKTEIAKVLAEQLGRRLVRLQCYDGLDLAAAAYEWDHARQLMEIRLAESGGASRASLRETLYSAEFLLRRPLLSAIDPGLPPAVLLIDELDRADEPFEAFLLELLGDFQITIPELGTIAASTRPVVVITSNRTREVHDAIRRRCLYQWVDYPDAVRERAILAARAPGVPAKLSAQVVEFVQRIRTTDIFKLPGVAETIDWASALAALDEVELAPAAVEDTLGALLKYQDDIAKIRGETAARLTGEAIQAA, encoded by the coding sequence ATGACCGAAACCTCCCTCCCGCGCACCGTCGCCGAAACCGCCGAACTGCTCGCCCGCGGCAACTATGTTGCCGACCGGGCACTGGCGACCAGCGTCCATCTCGCCCTCGCCATGGGCCGCCCGCTCTTCCTCGAGGGCGAGCCCGGCACCGGCAAGACCGAGATCGCCAAGGTGCTGGCCGAGCAGCTCGGCCGGCGCCTCGTGCGCCTGCAATGCTATGACGGGCTCGATCTCGCCGCCGCTGCCTACGAGTGGGACCACGCCCGCCAGCTGATGGAAATCCGCCTTGCCGAATCCGGCGGTGCCAGCCGCGCCTCCCTTCGCGAGACGCTCTATTCCGCCGAATTCCTGCTCCGCCGCCCGCTGCTCTCGGCGATCGATCCGGGCCTGCCGCCCGCCGTCCTTCTGATCGACGAGCTCGACCGCGCGGACGAGCCCTTCGAGGCATTCCTCCTCGAATTGCTGGGCGATTTCCAGATCACCATCCCCGAACTCGGCACCATCGCCGCCTCCACCCGGCCCGTCGTCGTCATCACCTCCAACCGCACCCGCGAGGTGCACGACGCGATCCGCCGCCGCTGCCTCTACCAGTGGGTGGACTACCCCGATGCCGTCCGCGAGCGCGCCATCCTCGCCGCCCGCGCGCCCGGCGTGCCGGCGAAGCTCTCCGCCCAGGTGGTCGAATTCGTGCAGCGCATCCGCACCACCGACATCTTCAAGCTCCCCGGCGTCGCCGAAACGATCGACTGGGCCTCCGCCCTCGCCGCGCTGGACGAGGTCGAGCTCGCCCCCGCCGCGGTCGAGGACACGCTCGGCGCCCTGCTGAAATACCAGGACGACATCGCCAAAATCCGTGGCGAGACCGCCGCCCGCCTGACCGGGGAGGCGATCCAGGCGGCATGA
- a CDS encoding GlxA family transcriptional regulator, whose amino-acid sequence MARHIGILIYQDFQILDASGPITAFEIAARHQADVYRLAILSASGGPVRSSSGAVLGSEPASAAGALDTLIVTGGRGCRRAMECPEIRAFVVAQARGARRLCSVCSGAFLLAAAGVLDGRRVTTHWRRTEELARLFPRLLVEPDAIHIRDGAIWTSAGITAGIDLSLALIAGDLGEAVARRVAQEMVVYYRRPGGQSQFSALIEMGGGDGRFAGLLGWMRDHLDARLTVEVLAERAAMSPRHFSRAFSRSVGMSPARAVERLRLETARERVEHSSMPIEVIAGMVGFHDPERMRRAFLRAFGQPPQALRRSAQAQ is encoded by the coding sequence ATGGCCCGGCATATCGGCATCCTGATCTATCAGGACTTCCAGATCCTCGACGCCTCGGGGCCGATCACGGCGTTCGAGATCGCCGCGCGGCATCAGGCGGACGTGTATCGGCTGGCGATCCTCTCCGCATCTGGCGGCCCCGTCCGCTCATCGTCCGGCGCCGTGCTGGGCAGCGAACCCGCCAGTGCGGCCGGTGCGCTGGACACTCTGATCGTGACGGGCGGCAGAGGCTGCCGGCGGGCAATGGAGTGTCCCGAGATCCGTGCCTTCGTCGTGGCGCAGGCGCGGGGAGCGAGGCGGCTGTGCAGCGTCTGTTCGGGTGCTTTCCTGCTGGCGGCGGCGGGCGTTCTGGACGGGCGGCGGGTGACGACGCATTGGCGACGGACGGAGGAACTGGCGCGGCTGTTTCCGCGCCTCCTGGTCGAGCCGGATGCCATTCACATCCGTGACGGGGCGATATGGACCTCGGCGGGGATTACCGCCGGCATCGATCTGTCGCTGGCGCTGATCGCCGGGGACCTGGGCGAGGCGGTGGCGCGGCGCGTGGCGCAGGAGATGGTGGTCTATTATCGCCGGCCGGGCGGGCAGTCGCAGTTTTCGGCGCTGATCGAGATGGGTGGAGGAGACGGACGCTTCGCCGGGCTGCTCGGCTGGATGCGCGACCATCTGGACGCGCGTCTGACCGTCGAGGTGCTGGCCGAACGGGCCGCGATGAGTCCACGGCATTTCTCGCGGGCATTCAGCCGGTCGGTCGGCATGAGTCCGGCGAGGGCGGTGGAGCGCCTGCGGCTGGAGACCGCGCGCGAGCGGGTCGAACATTCCAGCATGCCCATCGAGGTGATTGCCGGGATGGTCGGGTTTCACGACCCGGAACGCATGCGGCGGGCGTTCCTGCGCGCCTTCGGCCAGCCGCCGCAGGCCTTGCGCCGCAGCGCGCAAGCGCAATGA
- a CDS encoding sugar porter family MFS transporter, which produces MNFTVIAIIAGLGGLLFGYDTGVISGALLFIRHVFHLGPAMQGVVVAIALGAAAVGAAVAGTLSDKFGRRPVLLVTAAVFVLGALLSAAAWSVAILLAGRVLVGGAIGVASMLTPLYLSEMSPRDKRGAVVTINQAYITIGIVVSYGVGYLFSHGGDGWRWMLALGALPGVILFAGMLVLPESPRWLAGKGHREAARKSLAFLRGGHDVESELRDLRQDLAREGRATAPWSVLLEPRARMPLIVGIGLAVFQQITGINTVIYFAPTIFQKAGLSSASVSILATAGVGLVNVVMTFVAMRLLDSAGRRRLLLVGLSGMLVTLLAVAGGFMAGMQGGLAWVTVISVAAYVAFFAIGLGPVFWLLIAEIFPLAVRGRGMSLATIANWAFNMLVSITFLDLVHGLGRGPTFLIYAAMTLITLVFTWFLVPETKGRSLEQIEAALEGEGRLA; this is translated from the coding sequence ATGAATTTCACGGTGATCGCCATCATCGCGGGTCTCGGCGGACTTCTGTTCGGCTATGACACCGGAGTGATCTCGGGTGCGTTGCTGTTCATCCGGCACGTCTTTCACCTCGGTCCGGCAATGCAGGGCGTGGTCGTCGCCATCGCTCTCGGCGCCGCGGCGGTAGGCGCTGCCGTCGCCGGCACCCTGTCCGACAAATTCGGCCGCCGCCCCGTCCTGCTGGTCACGGCGGCGGTCTTCGTCCTCGGCGCGTTGCTTTCCGCTGCAGCCTGGAGCGTGGCAATCCTGCTCGCCGGCCGCGTCCTTGTCGGCGGCGCCATTGGCGTCGCCTCGATGCTCACGCCGCTCTACCTTTCCGAGATGTCGCCGCGCGACAAGCGCGGCGCGGTCGTGACGATCAACCAGGCCTACATCACCATCGGCATCGTGGTGTCCTACGGCGTCGGCTACCTGTTCTCCCATGGCGGCGATGGCTGGCGCTGGATGCTCGCGCTCGGCGCCCTACCGGGTGTCATCCTGTTCGCCGGCATGCTGGTCTTGCCCGAGAGCCCGCGCTGGCTGGCCGGCAAGGGCCATCGTGAGGCTGCGCGCAAATCGCTCGCCTTCCTGCGCGGAGGGCACGATGTCGAGAGCGAACTGCGTGACCTCCGGCAGGATCTTGCCCGCGAAGGCCGCGCGACGGCCCCCTGGTCCGTCCTGCTGGAGCCGCGCGCCCGCATGCCGCTCATCGTCGGCATCGGCCTTGCGGTGTTCCAGCAGATCACTGGCATCAACACGGTCATTTATTTCGCGCCCACCATCTTCCAGAAGGCCGGCCTGTCCTCCGCTTCGGTCTCCATCCTCGCCACCGCCGGCGTCGGCCTCGTGAACGTGGTGATGACCTTCGTCGCCATGCGCCTGCTCGATTCCGCCGGCCGTCGCCGCCTGCTGCTGGTTGGCCTGTCGGGCATGCTGGTCACCCTGCTCGCCGTCGCCGGCGGCTTCATGGCCGGAATGCAGGGTGGCCTCGCCTGGGTCACGGTGATCTCGGTCGCCGCCTATGTCGCCTTCTTCGCCATCGGCCTCGGTCCGGTCTTCTGGCTGCTGATTGCCGAGATCTTCCCTCTCGCGGTGCGCGGCCGCGGCATGTCGCTCGCGACCATCGCCAACTGGGCGTTCAACATGCTGGTCTCGATCACTTTTCTCGACCTCGTCCACGGTCTTGGCCGCGGCCCGACCTTCCTGATCTACGCGGCGATGACGTTGATTACCCTTGTCTTCACCTGGTTCCTGGTGCCCGAGACCAAGGGGCGCAGCCTCGAACAGATCGAGGCTGCGCTGGAAGGCGAGGGCCGCCTCGCCTGA
- a CDS encoding SRPBCC family protein — MEMSGERLIAAPREAVWAALNDPEVLKACIQGCESIEKLSDTEMTATVAAKIGPISARFNGKVTLADLDPPNAYTISGEGQGGVAGFAKGGAKVQLADAEGGTKLTYQVSAQIGGKMAQLGARLIDSVAKSYAESFFTKFSERLAPAPEAAPAPTPTKETTSMAEHAHDHAHPAHGEDRSNPVIAGLPLGIWVPIIISAVVVALVISKFLG, encoded by the coding sequence ATGGAAATGTCGGGAGAACGGCTGATTGCTGCGCCGCGCGAGGCGGTCTGGGCCGCGCTGAACGACCCCGAAGTCCTCAAGGCGTGCATACAGGGCTGCGAATCCATTGAAAAGCTCTCCGATACCGAGATGACCGCGACCGTTGCCGCCAAGATCGGCCCGATTTCCGCGCGGTTCAATGGCAAGGTGACACTCGCCGATCTCGACCCGCCGAACGCCTACACGATTTCCGGTGAAGGGCAGGGCGGTGTCGCCGGCTTCGCCAAGGGTGGGGCGAAGGTGCAGCTCGCCGATGCCGAGGGCGGCACGAAACTGACCTATCAGGTCTCGGCGCAGATCGGCGGCAAGATGGCCCAGCTCGGCGCCCGCCTGATCGATTCGGTGGCGAAATCCTACGCCGAATCCTTCTTCACGAAATTTTCCGAACGGCTCGCGCCCGCGCCCGAAGCCGCACCCGCGCCGACCCCCACCAAGGAGACGACCAGCATGGCCGAACACGCACATGACCACGCCCATCCCGCCCATGGCGAGGACCGCAGCAACCCGGTCATCGCCGGGCTGCCCCTCGGAATCTGGGTTCCCATCATCATTTCCGCCGTTGTCGTGGCGCTGGTCATTTCTAAATTCCTTGGATGA
- the eda gene encoding bifunctional 4-hydroxy-2-oxoglutarate aldolase/2-dehydro-3-deoxy-phosphogluconate aldolase, with product MNRQDGLDALLAVSPVIPVLTIDNAADAVPLARALIEGGVGVVEVTLRTKAAMEAIAAMAEAVPEMVVGAGTVLTPSQYREVEEAGAKFVVSPGSSPAVHAAAAKSRVPFLPGAATPTEVLHLLEAGFRYQKFFPAEQAGGIPMLKAIGAPIHEVTFCPTGGITPTTAPDYLALANVICVGGSWLTPAAALRAGDWAGIAKLAAQAAALKR from the coding sequence ATGAACCGCCAGGACGGGCTCGATGCCCTGCTCGCCGTCTCGCCGGTCATCCCGGTCCTGACGATCGACAACGCGGCGGATGCCGTCCCGCTCGCCCGCGCCCTGATCGAGGGCGGCGTCGGCGTCGTCGAGGTCACGCTGCGCACGAAGGCGGCGATGGAGGCGATCGCGGCGATGGCCGAAGCGGTCCCCGAAATGGTCGTCGGCGCCGGCACCGTGCTCACCCCGTCGCAATATCGCGAGGTCGAGGAAGCCGGCGCCAAATTCGTCGTCTCGCCCGGCTCCAGTCCCGCCGTGCATGCCGCGGCGGCGAAAAGCCGCGTGCCATTCCTCCCCGGTGCCGCAACGCCGACCGAGGTGCTGCACCTGCTCGAGGCCGGTTTCCGCTACCAAAAATTCTTTCCGGCCGAGCAGGCCGGCGGCATCCCGATGCTGAAGGCAATCGGCGCGCCGATCCACGAGGTCACCTTCTGCCCGACCGGCGGAATCACTCCCACCACCGCGCCCGATTACCTGGCTCTCGCCAACGTGATCTGCGTCGGCGGTTCCTGGCTCACCCCTGCCGCCGCGCTGCGCGCCGGCGACTGGGCGGGAATCGCCAAGCTTGCCGCCCAGGCCGCCGCATTGAAACGGTAG
- a CDS encoding DJ-1/PfpI family protein, with protein sequence MSPPPFRILFAVYPGMTQLDFTGPHQFFIRAPGCEVIVASRDGGDVPSDGLVFARTARLADVPGCDLLCVPGGTNALDAALDDGFISELRRLAADARYITSVCTGSLILGAAGLLRGRRAACHWAWRDLLKPFGAIPDDGRVVRDGNVITGGGVTAGIDFALVVLAEIAGPQVAQTLQLGFEYAPAPPFEAGRPEHAPPDILAACRQGLARLAATREAQTREAASRLATQH encoded by the coding sequence ATGTCCCCACCGCCATTTCGTATCCTCTTCGCCGTCTATCCGGGCATGACCCAGCTCGATTTCACGGGTCCGCACCAGTTCTTCATCCGCGCGCCGGGATGCGAGGTCATCGTCGCCAGTCGCGATGGCGGCGATGTGCCGAGCGACGGCCTCGTCTTCGCCCGCACCGCCCGCCTTGCGGACGTTCCCGGCTGTGACCTTCTCTGCGTGCCGGGCGGCACAAACGCGCTCGACGCGGCGCTGGACGACGGCTTTATCTCCGAACTCCGCCGACTTGCCGCCGATGCACGCTACATCACCTCGGTCTGCACCGGTTCGCTGATCCTCGGCGCCGCCGGGCTGTTGCGGGGGCGGCGCGCCGCGTGCCACTGGGCGTGGCGAGACCTGCTGAAGCCGTTCGGCGCAATTCCGGATGACGGCCGCGTGGTGCGCGATGGCAACGTCATCACCGGCGGCGGTGTGACCGCGGGAATTGATTTCGCGCTCGTGGTCCTCGCCGAGATTGCCGGTCCGCAGGTGGCGCAAACCCTCCAGCTGGGCTTCGAATACGCTCCCGCCCCACCCTTCGAGGCTGGGCGCCCGGAACACGCGCCGCCTGACATCCTCGCGGCCTGCCGGCAGGGTCTCGCTCGGCTGGCTGCGACCCGCGAGGCCCAAACCCGCGAAGCAGCATCCCGCCTCGCCACGCAACATTGA
- a CDS encoding sodium:proton antiporter, which translates to MHPHVTGLAALVPFFGTLASFALLPGVAPRLWHRYMLRISLFWVALGLVFGAEAAGPAAALTQLWHSGLVDFLPFIAVLMALYTLGGGVLIAGGPWGRPGGNLLLLAAGTLLASAMGTIAASLLLIHPLLSANAARREVRHLVLAFIFVVANAGGALTPLGDPPLLIGFLRGVPFFWPLFNLAGPMLVVVLPVLALTFAIDWRLARREPVRPAERIRVRGGANLAMLGIFIAVLTVAGIVPGPEIAIGPASLPAGQIAITLTAIVFVAASERVTPRAIRARNQFAWAPMREIAILFFAIFATIPPVLRTVTAAGLPQSAAGWFWASGLSSAFLDSGPTYLMFFEAAGGNAAQLIAPPATLLTSFAAGSVLFGGLTYLGNAPNLMIRAIAARRGVRMPGFFGYMLAASAVLLPLFALTTLIFFAG; encoded by the coding sequence ATGCACCCGCATGTGACCGGACTTGCCGCGCTCGTTCCGTTCTTCGGCACGCTGGCGAGTTTCGCGCTGCTGCCCGGCGTGGCGCCACGGCTCTGGCACCGATACATGCTGCGGATCAGCCTGTTCTGGGTGGCGCTCGGCCTCGTGTTCGGGGCCGAGGCCGCCGGGCCGGCGGCGGCGCTGACACAGCTGTGGCATTCAGGGCTGGTCGATTTCCTCCCCTTCATCGCGGTGCTGATGGCGCTCTACACGCTGGGCGGCGGGGTGCTGATCGCCGGCGGGCCGTGGGGGCGGCCGGGCGGCAACCTCCTGCTGCTGGCGGCGGGCACGCTGCTCGCCTCGGCGATGGGCACGATCGCGGCCTCGCTGCTGCTGATCCATCCGCTGCTGTCGGCGAACGCGGCGCGGCGCGAGGTGCGGCACCTGGTGCTGGCGTTCATTTTCGTCGTCGCCAATGCCGGGGGCGCGCTGACTCCGCTCGGTGACCCGCCGCTGCTGATCGGCTTTTTGCGCGGGGTGCCGTTTTTCTGGCCGTTGTTCAACCTTGCCGGGCCGATGCTGGTGGTGGTCTTGCCTGTGCTGGCCCTCACCTTCGCCATCGACTGGCGACTGGCGCGGCGTGAGCCGGTGCGGCCGGCTGAGCGGATCAGGGTGCGTGGCGGCGCCAATCTGGCGATGCTGGGCATCTTCATCGCGGTGCTCACGGTGGCCGGCATCGTGCCGGGACCGGAGATCGCGATCGGGCCGGCATCGCTGCCGGCGGGGCAGATCGCGATCACGCTGACAGCAATCGTCTTCGTCGCGGCATCCGAGCGGGTCACGCCGCGGGCAATCCGCGCGCGCAACCAGTTCGCCTGGGCGCCGATGCGCGAGATCGCCATCCTGTTCTTCGCGATCTTCGCGACGATTCCGCCGGTGTTGCGCACCGTGACGGCGGCGGGGCTGCCGCAATCGGCGGCGGGGTGGTTCTGGGCCTCGGGCCTGTCCTCGGCATTTCTCGATAGCGGGCCGACCTATCTGATGTTCTTCGAGGCGGCGGGCGGCAACGCGGCGCAGCTGATCGCCCCGCCGGCGACGCTGCTCACGAGCTTCGCCGCCGGCTCGGTGCTGTTCGGCGGGCTGACCTATCTCGGCAATGCGCCGAACCTGATGATCCGCGCGATCGCCGCTCGGCGGGGCGTGCGGATGCCGGGCTTCTTCGGTTATATGCTGGCAGCATCCGCAGTGCTGCTGCCGCTCTTCGCGCTGACGACGCTGATCTTCTTCGCGGGCTGA
- a CDS encoding putative bifunctional diguanylate cyclase/phosphodiesterase gives MSASDTGRLAPNVMHFARLLRRAGLPVGPGEVIAAAEALTHVDITDRRVMRAALQAVMLRRHEHALLFDQAFSVFWRNPDAAKFAQMLAAMDGRAPREEKAAAGARRLAEAMQAAKSREQEPRPDERREIDALLSASGQERLESLDFEAMSAEEIAAAYPVDDNAGKRIGYFIWRPYRPGTAVLSRAMPILGGLLALALLTVAGFLAVVRSRSLRLQASEVRIHHLAFHDPLTGLPNRTFFNESADAALAALSGTSIALLFLDLDRFKQVNDTLGHPAGDTLIREFGARLRALVREEDMVARVGGDEFTVMLAGVAGREDVEKLCARIVESVRVPFDLDGNRVFVGLSIGVALAPDHGTDRIDLLRKADIALYSAKSTGRGRFAFFDPVMDDALRLRREIEADLRAALQESGEIVPYYQPIHAAAGHTITGFEALLRWRHPALGWISPDLFIPIAEEAGLIEMMGERVLREACTAAVNWPNRTIAVNASGPELANPGYAERVAAILRVTGLPPQRLEIEITETAANGQIGTAAENLASLRAMGVRIAIDDFGTGFSSLARLQQLRVDRVKIDRSFIHGFGDQDSDEVIVRAIIELAHARGLRVTAEGVETLEQREGLARIGCDDLQGFIFSKARPAPEIDRLVEADDAPANDMPAPQGRTA, from the coding sequence ATGAGCGCCTCCGATACGGGACGGCTCGCGCCGAATGTGATGCATTTCGCGCGCCTGCTCCGGCGCGCCGGCCTGCCTGTCGGCCCCGGCGAGGTCATCGCCGCCGCCGAGGCGCTCACCCATGTCGACATCACCGACCGGCGGGTGATGCGAGCGGCGCTACAGGCGGTGATGCTGCGCCGGCACGAGCACGCGCTGCTGTTCGACCAGGCCTTCTCGGTCTTCTGGCGCAACCCCGACGCCGCCAAATTCGCCCAGATGCTGGCGGCGATGGATGGGCGCGCCCCGCGCGAGGAAAAGGCCGCCGCCGGCGCCCGCCGCCTTGCCGAGGCGATGCAGGCGGCCAAGTCGCGCGAGCAGGAACCCCGCCCCGACGAACGCCGCGAGATCGACGCGCTGCTCTCCGCCTCTGGCCAGGAACGCCTCGAATCCCTCGATTTCGAGGCGATGAGCGCCGAGGAGATCGCCGCCGCCTACCCGGTCGACGACAATGCCGGCAAGCGGATCGGCTATTTCATCTGGCGCCCCTACCGCCCCGGCACGGCGGTGCTGTCGCGGGCGATGCCGATCCTCGGCGGGCTGCTCGCCCTGGCGCTGCTCACCGTCGCCGGCTTCCTCGCCGTCGTCCGCAGCCGCTCGCTCCGGCTACAGGCGAGCGAGGTGCGGATCCATCACCTCGCGTTTCACGATCCGCTGACGGGCCTGCCCAATCGCACCTTCTTCAACGAGAGCGCCGATGCCGCCCTCGCCGCGCTGTCTGGGACCTCGATCGCGCTGCTCTTTCTCGATCTCGACCGCTTCAAGCAGGTGAACGACACGCTGGGCCATCCCGCCGGCGACACGCTGATCCGCGAATTTGGCGCGCGCCTCCGCGCCCTGGTCCGCGAGGAGGACATGGTCGCCCGCGTCGGCGGCGACGAATTCACCGTCATGCTCGCTGGCGTTGCCGGGCGCGAGGATGTGGAGAAGCTCTGCGCGCGCATCGTCGAGTCCGTCCGCGTCCCCTTCGATCTTGATGGCAACCGTGTGTTCGTCGGGCTGAGCATCGGCGTCGCTCTCGCACCGGATCATGGCACGGACCGTATTGACCTGCTCCGCAAGGCCGACATCGCCCTCTACAGTGCCAAATCCACCGGGCGCGGCCGCTTTGCGTTCTTTGACCCGGTCATGGACGACGCGCTCCGCCTTCGCCGCGAAATCGAGGCCGACCTGCGCGCTGCCCTGCAGGAAAGCGGCGAGATCGTGCCGTATTACCAGCCCATTCACGCCGCCGCCGGCCATACCATTACCGGGTTCGAGGCGCTGCTGCGCTGGCGCCACCCCGCGCTCGGCTGGATCTCGCCCGACCTGTTCATCCCCATCGCCGAGGAAGCCGGCCTGATCGAGATGATGGGCGAGCGCGTGCTCCGCGAGGCCTGCACTGCCGCGGTCAACTGGCCGAACCGCACCATCGCGGTGAACGCCTCCGGCCCCGAACTCGCCAATCCCGGCTATGCCGAGCGGGTCGCCGCCATCCTGCGCGTCACCGGCCTGCCGCCGCAGCGCCTCGAGATCGAGATCACCGAAACCGCCGCCAACGGCCAGATCGGCACCGCAGCCGAGAACCTCGCATCGCTCCGGGCAATGGGGGTCCGCATCGCCATCGACGACTTCGGCACCGGTTTCTCTTCGCTTGCCCGCCTCCAGCAGCTCCGGGTCGACCGCGTCAAGATCGACCGCAGCTTTATCCACGGCTTCGGCGACCAGGACAGCGACGAGGTCATTGTCCGGGCGATCATCGAGCTCGCCCACGCCCGGGGGCTGCGCGTCACCGCCGAGGGCGTCGAGACACTGGAACAGCGCGAGGGCCTCGCGCGGATCGGCTGCGACGATCTCCAGGGCTTCATCTTCTCGAAGGCGCGGCCTGCCCCCGAAATCGACAGACTCGTCGAGGCCGACGACGCGCCTGCGAACGATATGCCCGCACCGCAGGGCCGTACCGCCTGA